A stretch of Flexivirga aerilata DNA encodes these proteins:
- a CDS encoding 6-phospho-beta-glucosidase, whose product MRLTILGGGGFRVPQVHQALLDDPEHLIDELVLHDTDPARLTVIEQVLAGQSAGARGAGQVRVTATSDLQSALRATDFVFSAIRVGGLEGRVTDERSALALGVLGQETTGPGGIGYAVRTLPVAWQIAKTVAAVAPSAYVINFTNPAGIITEGMQQVLGDRVVGICDTPSGLGIRLARLYDVSPDQVRLDYVGLNHLGWLRHAWTGGRDLVAQVLADDDRLQELEEGRLFGADFLRGLGMLPNEYLYYYYRNLDAVAALESAEQTRGEYLVRQQTGFYRAATGADPATALDLWAAARADRETTYMSEAREADEERPDTGGGGYEGVALDVMRCLATGQSRTMILNVRNGSTLPQLSPEAVIEVPSLVDGGGVRPFATTAPPPAALGLMTQLKGVEQQVIAAVAAADERLLAAALGQHPLVRSLAAAEQLASSYLARSSPPRR is encoded by the coding sequence ATGAGGCTGACGATCCTCGGCGGCGGTGGCTTCCGGGTGCCGCAGGTGCACCAGGCGCTGCTGGACGACCCGGAGCACCTGATCGACGAACTCGTGCTGCACGACACCGATCCGGCCCGGCTGACGGTGATCGAGCAGGTGCTCGCCGGGCAGTCGGCGGGCGCCCGGGGCGCCGGTCAGGTCCGGGTGACCGCGACGTCAGATCTCCAATCCGCCCTGCGGGCAACCGATTTCGTCTTCTCGGCGATCCGCGTCGGTGGGCTGGAGGGACGGGTCACCGACGAACGCTCTGCGCTCGCGCTCGGTGTGCTCGGCCAGGAGACGACCGGCCCGGGCGGCATCGGCTACGCGGTGCGCACGCTGCCGGTCGCCTGGCAGATCGCGAAAACCGTTGCGGCGGTGGCCCCTTCGGCATACGTCATCAACTTCACCAACCCCGCGGGCATCATCACCGAGGGCATGCAGCAGGTGCTCGGCGACCGGGTCGTCGGCATCTGTGACACCCCGAGCGGGCTCGGCATCCGCCTCGCCAGGCTGTATGACGTGAGCCCCGACCAGGTGCGGCTCGACTACGTCGGGCTCAACCACCTCGGCTGGCTGCGGCACGCCTGGACCGGCGGCCGCGACCTGGTGGCGCAGGTGCTCGCCGACGACGACCGGCTGCAAGAGCTCGAGGAGGGGCGGCTGTTCGGCGCCGACTTCCTGCGCGGCCTCGGCATGCTGCCGAACGAATACCTCTATTACTACTACCGCAACCTCGACGCCGTCGCCGCGCTGGAGAGCGCCGAGCAGACCCGCGGCGAATACCTGGTGCGGCAGCAGACCGGCTTCTACCGGGCCGCGACCGGTGCCGACCCGGCGACCGCCCTCGACCTCTGGGCCGCGGCGCGGGCCGACCGCGAGACGACCTACATGAGCGAGGCGCGGGAGGCCGACGAGGAGCGCCCGGACACCGGCGGCGGCGGTTACGAGGGTGTCGCGCTGGACGTGATGCGCTGCCTGGCGACCGGACAGTCACGCACGATGATCCTCAACGTTCGCAACGGATCCACGCTGCCGCAGCTGTCGCCCGAGGCGGTGATCGAGGTGCCGTCACTGGTCGACGGCGGGGGCGTGCGTCCGTTCGCGACCACCGCCCCGCCGCCCGCCGCCCTCGGGCTGATGACCCAGCTCAAGGGGGTCGAGCAGCAGGTCATCGCCGCGGTCGCCGCCGCCGACGAGCGGCTGCTCGCCGCCGCGCTCGGGCAGCACCCGCTGGTGCGCTCGCTCGCGGCGGCCGAGCAGCTGGCTTCGTCCTACCTGGCGCGCTCCTCACCGCCCCGTCGGTGA
- a CDS encoding DeoR/GlpR family DNA-binding transcription regulator, which yields MAEPETHSPPAARMIARQRDDRILAALRADGTVSAQQLASMLQVSPSTIRRDLGRLADDGRLHRVHGGAYVQSVETPDEERPFADVALDRADEKETVAATAASLVRDGDVVYLDIGTTTMRVARRLRDRDVLVVTSSLAVLDQVRTGRAEVLLLGGSLRRNFESFVGPLTTDALRAVRPDITFLSCTGVRPDGAVLDDISAEAAIKRGAAEFAQALVLLATDAKFPGTGTFKVTDLTEVDTVITTKASDPATLELCRRAGGEVITL from the coding sequence GTGGCAGAGCCGGAAACCCACTCCCCACCCGCTGCCCGGATGATCGCCCGGCAACGGGACGACCGGATCCTCGCGGCACTGCGCGCCGACGGCACCGTCTCCGCGCAACAACTCGCCAGCATGTTGCAGGTCAGCCCGTCGACCATCCGCCGTGACCTCGGCCGGCTCGCCGACGACGGCCGCCTGCACCGGGTGCACGGCGGCGCCTACGTGCAGTCGGTCGAGACCCCGGACGAGGAGCGGCCCTTCGCCGACGTCGCGCTCGACCGGGCCGACGAGAAGGAGACGGTCGCCGCGACGGCCGCCTCGCTCGTGCGCGACGGCGACGTGGTCTATCTCGACATCGGCACCACGACCATGCGGGTCGCGCGCCGGCTGCGCGACCGCGACGTGCTGGTCGTGACCAGCAGCCTCGCCGTGCTCGACCAGGTGCGCACCGGGCGCGCCGAGGTGCTGTTGCTCGGCGGGAGCCTGCGGCGCAACTTCGAGTCGTTCGTCGGGCCGCTGACGACGGACGCGCTGCGGGCCGTCCGGCCGGACATCACCTTCCTGTCGTGCACCGGCGTGCGCCCCGACGGCGCGGTGCTCGACGACATCTCGGCCGAGGCCGCGATCAAGCGTGGCGCGGCCGAATTCGCCCAAGCGCTCGTGCTGCTCGCGACCGACGCGAAGTTTCCCGGCACCGGGACCTTCAAGGTGACCGACCTGACCGAGGTCGACACGGTCATCACGACCAAAGCCTCGGACCCGGCCACGCTCGAGCTCTGCCGCCGAGCGGGCGGCGAGGTGATCACCCTATGA
- a CDS encoding cell division protein CrgA produces the protein MSKSDKPSTDDQDGAATEREILEAEAADDAPAKAAANRAGAAEEKTDAQQATVKKKAAAKADAEDAEASRDSREAAQLSAQAKDERSSDSSDAKTLAAQAKQKKAEAKAEAKQARADRRAAGIADGPNPSWWVPTMCALMIVGLFWLVTYYLSSEKYPIPGIGLGNMAIGFGLILVGFAMTTRWR, from the coding sequence GTGAGCAAGTCCGACAAGCCGTCGACCGACGACCAGGACGGAGCCGCAACCGAGCGCGAGATCCTCGAGGCCGAGGCGGCGGACGACGCCCCCGCCAAGGCCGCCGCCAACCGGGCCGGCGCCGCCGAGGAGAAGACCGACGCGCAGCAGGCGACAGTGAAGAAGAAGGCGGCCGCCAAGGCCGACGCCGAGGACGCCGAGGCCTCCCGCGACTCCCGCGAGGCCGCGCAGCTCTCGGCGCAGGCCAAGGACGAGCGATCGTCCGACTCCTCCGACGCCAAGACGCTCGCCGCGCAGGCCAAGCAGAAGAAGGCCGAGGCGAAGGCGGAGGCCAAGCAGGCCCGCGCCGACCGGCGCGCCGCGGGCATCGCCGACGGCCCGAACCCGAGCTGGTGGGTGCCGACGATGTGCGCCCTGATGATCGTCGGTCTCTTCTGGCTGGTGACCTACTACCTGTCGTCCGAGAAATACCCGATCCCCGGCATCGGCCTCGGCAACATGGCGATCGGCTTCGGTCTCATCCTGGTCGGTTTCGCGATGACGACCCGCTGGCGATAG
- a CDS encoding inositol monophosphatase family protein: MDPVQLQQRLDTARAIARDAADRVRESPPGLVDAKHDAADLVTEVDRAVELQVRLALREHFPDDAVAGEELQDTSGTSGFTWLIDPIDGTTNFASGVPWCSVSIGGADRSGPLLGVVADPWRREILSAARGLGSWVDDRPVERPAHAELAGGVVFTEWLNHVPWLGMTETLAALAGDFATVRIMGSSALSLAATAVGRGCAFLNGSYSPVDTLGAIVIARESGLVVRDFAGSDPQVGRPFYAAWPQVAPRITELTAAADAAGATVDRKRG; this comes from the coding sequence ATGGATCCGGTGCAGCTGCAGCAACGGCTCGACACCGCGCGAGCGATCGCCCGCGACGCCGCCGACCGGGTGCGCGAGTCGCCGCCCGGGCTCGTCGACGCCAAGCACGACGCCGCAGATCTCGTCACCGAGGTCGACCGCGCGGTCGAGCTGCAGGTCCGGCTCGCGCTGCGCGAGCACTTCCCGGACGACGCGGTCGCCGGGGAGGAGTTGCAGGACACGTCCGGGACCAGTGGCTTCACCTGGCTGATCGACCCCATCGACGGCACGACCAACTTCGCGTCCGGCGTGCCGTGGTGCTCGGTCAGCATCGGCGGCGCCGACCGCTCAGGGCCGCTGCTGGGCGTGGTCGCCGACCCGTGGCGCCGCGAGATCCTCAGCGCGGCAAGGGGATTGGGGTCATGGGTCGACGATCGACCTGTCGAGCGACCGGCGCACGCGGAGCTGGCGGGCGGCGTGGTCTTCACCGAGTGGCTCAACCACGTGCCGTGGCTCGGCATGACCGAGACCCTCGCGGCCCTCGCGGGCGACTTCGCGACCGTGCGCATCATGGGCTCGTCAGCGCTGTCACTCGCCGCGACCGCGGTCGGTCGCGGCTGCGCCTTCCTCAACGGCAGCTATTCGCCGGTCGACACTCTCGGTGCGATCGTCATCGCACGCGAATCCGGACTCGTGGTGCGTGATTTCGCCGGCAGCGATCCGCAGGTCGGGCGGCCGTTCTACGCGGCGTGGCCGCAGGTCGCTCCGCGCATCACCGAGCTGACGGCAGCGGCTGACGCTGCGGGTGCCACCGTCGACAGGAAGCGCGGCTGA
- the pknB gene encoding Stk1 family PASTA domain-containing Ser/Thr kinase translates to MTETDSPRILGGRYEVGELIGRGGMAEVHLGHDTRLGRTVAIKMLRVDLARDSSFLTRFRREAQSAAGLSHHSIVAVYDSGEETFTETGGATVDVPYIVMEYVDGQTLREILNEEGKLSPDEAARVTMGILSALEYSHDKGIVHRDIKPANVMLTKGGSVKVMDFGIARALADTGATMTSAQAVVGTARYLSPEQAQGETVDARSDLYSAGCVFYELLTGRTPFVGEPVSLVYQHITDPPKPPSFYEPSVPKAMDAVALRSLEKKRDDRYQTAAAFRGDLQAARTGAPLSEETTALLAGAGAGAGATSMMRRTPPAADPPAPRRRDYTREFDDQDRPARRHTGLWVAAAVVALLAILGIGYLVMNNGSDTTTIRVPSVVQQPQASAERTLKDAGFTDIRVNPVKSSDVSKGYVASTDPTGGTEVNPSSQIVLNVSDGPGLVAVPNVAGKTEQQARDALQQAGFLNVNVGNSDVSDSQYAKGQVASTNPSIGTQADPSQTVSLNLSNGKVHVPGGLVGMDVGDAQSALSDAHLRYRSESVPVNDQSQVGKVLSASPESGSVADVNSTVVLRVGAYAAPTVSVTVTQTPPPQPTPSTQSSSPSPTSSSSAPSSSSPSPTSPSPTSSGKGNGNGNGNGK, encoded by the coding sequence GTGACCGAGACCGATTCCCCCCGCATCCTCGGCGGCCGCTACGAAGTCGGCGAACTCATCGGCCGCGGCGGTATGGCGGAGGTCCACCTCGGGCACGACACCCGGCTCGGCCGCACGGTCGCGATCAAGATGCTGCGCGTCGACCTGGCGCGCGACTCCTCGTTCCTCACGCGGTTCCGCCGCGAGGCGCAGTCGGCGGCCGGCCTCTCGCACCACTCGATCGTCGCCGTCTACGACTCCGGCGAGGAGACGTTCACCGAGACCGGCGGCGCGACCGTCGACGTGCCCTACATCGTGATGGAGTATGTCGACGGGCAGACGCTGCGCGAGATCCTCAACGAGGAGGGCAAGCTCTCCCCGGACGAGGCGGCCCGCGTCACGATGGGCATCCTGTCGGCGCTGGAGTATTCCCACGACAAGGGCATCGTGCACCGCGACATCAAGCCCGCCAACGTGATGCTGACCAAGGGCGGCAGCGTCAAGGTGATGGACTTCGGCATCGCCCGGGCGCTCGCCGACACCGGCGCGACGATGACGTCCGCGCAGGCCGTGGTCGGGACCGCGCGCTATCTCTCGCCGGAGCAGGCGCAGGGCGAGACCGTCGACGCCCGCTCCGACCTCTACTCCGCCGGCTGTGTGTTCTACGAACTCCTCACCGGCCGCACGCCGTTCGTCGGCGAACCGGTGTCGCTGGTCTACCAGCACATCACCGACCCGCCGAAGCCGCCGTCGTTCTACGAGCCGTCGGTGCCCAAGGCGATGGACGCGGTCGCCCTGCGCTCGCTGGAGAAGAAGCGCGACGACCGCTACCAGACCGCCGCGGCCTTCCGGGGCGACCTGCAGGCCGCGCGCACCGGGGCGCCGCTCAGCGAGGAGACCACCGCGCTGCTCGCCGGCGCCGGAGCCGGGGCGGGCGCGACCTCGATGATGCGGCGCACGCCGCCCGCGGCCGACCCGCCGGCACCTCGCCGGCGCGACTACACCCGCGAGTTCGACGACCAGGACCGGCCGGCTCGCCGTCATACGGGCCTGTGGGTGGCGGCCGCGGTCGTGGCGTTGCTCGCCATCCTCGGGATCGGCTACCTGGTGATGAACAACGGCAGCGACACCACGACGATCCGGGTGCCGAGTGTCGTGCAGCAGCCGCAGGCATCCGCCGAACGCACCCTGAAGGACGCGGGCTTCACCGACATCCGGGTCAACCCGGTCAAGAGCAGCGACGTGTCCAAGGGGTATGTCGCAAGCACCGACCCGACGGGTGGCACCGAGGTCAATCCGTCGAGCCAGATCGTGCTCAACGTCAGTGACGGTCCGGGGCTGGTCGCAGTGCCGAACGTGGCGGGCAAGACCGAGCAACAGGCTCGAGATGCCTTGCAACAGGCGGGTTTCCTCAACGTCAACGTCGGCAACTCCGACGTCTCGGACAGCCAGTACGCCAAGGGTCAGGTCGCCTCGACCAACCCCAGCATCGGCACCCAGGCCGACCCGAGCCAGACCGTCTCGCTCAACCTCAGCAACGGCAAGGTGCACGTGCCGGGCGGCCTGGTCGGGATGGACGTCGGCGACGCGCAGAGCGCGCTGTCCGACGCGCACCTGCGCTACCGCAGCGAGAGCGTGCCGGTGAACGACCAGAGCCAGGTCGGCAAGGTGCTGAGCGCCTCGCCGGAGAGCGGGTCGGTGGCCGACGTCAACTCCACGGTCGTGTTGCGCGTCGGGGCGTATGCCGCGCCGACCGTCTCGGTGACGGTGACGCAGACGCCGCCCCCGCAGCCGACGCCGTCCACGCAGTCCAGCTCGCCGTCCCCGACGTCCTCGAGCAGCGCGCCGAGCTCGTCGTCGCCGAGCCCGACCTCGCCGTCACCGACGAGCAGCGGCAAGGGCAATGGCAACGGCAATGGCAACGGCAAGTGA
- a CDS encoding PfkB family carbohydrate kinase, which translates to MSSVPAAPAIDPADRVDVLVVGTVFLDVIFSGVAAAPEPGTETWATESVLCPGGIANNAVAAARLGAATCLVAPVGPDPAGDFLLRSLRGEAHLDVRVPALPGVRTPVTAAFGNGADRAMISHGRLDPVPVGELAPRLPQARACFVSLQPGGDDWFAAQRAGGARVYAGVGYDERHDWSGEVLGRLAGVDALVLNEIEALAYSGRDDVPSAAAALTDHVERVVVTCGRGGVHSASASASAAAHPPLTLPGERVAAVDATGAGDVFTSGLMCADLLGLPTEDALRFAQVCAALSVRGLGGAASAPTLTDVRTWCRDSEVPGLRRIAADLDARPAPYS; encoded by the coding sequence GTGAGCAGCGTGCCCGCCGCACCCGCCATCGACCCCGCCGACCGGGTCGATGTGCTGGTCGTCGGCACGGTCTTCCTCGACGTGATCTTCTCCGGCGTGGCCGCCGCGCCCGAGCCCGGCACCGAGACCTGGGCGACCGAGTCGGTGCTCTGCCCGGGCGGCATCGCCAACAACGCGGTTGCTGCCGCGCGGCTCGGCGCGGCCACCTGCCTGGTCGCACCGGTCGGGCCGGACCCGGCCGGCGACTTCCTGCTGCGCTCTCTGCGCGGTGAGGCGCACCTGGACGTGCGGGTGCCGGCCCTGCCGGGCGTGCGCACCCCGGTCACCGCCGCCTTCGGCAACGGCGCCGACCGCGCGATGATCAGTCACGGCCGGCTCGACCCGGTGCCGGTCGGCGAGCTCGCGCCACGACTGCCGCAGGCCCGCGCCTGCTTCGTCAGCCTGCAGCCCGGCGGGGACGACTGGTTCGCCGCGCAGCGGGCCGGCGGAGCACGCGTCTACGCCGGCGTCGGGTATGACGAGCGCCACGACTGGTCCGGCGAGGTGCTCGGGCGACTGGCCGGCGTGGATGCGTTGGTGCTCAACGAGATCGAGGCTCTCGCCTACTCCGGCCGGGACGATGTGCCCTCAGCCGCAGCCGCGCTCACCGATCACGTCGAGCGGGTCGTGGTGACCTGTGGCCGGGGCGGGGTGCACTCCGCGTCCGCATCGGCCTCCGCCGCGGCACATCCCCCGCTGACCCTGCCCGGCGAACGCGTCGCCGCGGTCGACGCGACCGGTGCGGGCGACGTCTTCACCAGCGGCCTGATGTGCGCCGACCTGCTCGGCCTGCCCACCGAGGACGCGCTGCGCTTTGCCCAGGTGTGCGCGGCCCTCTCGGTGCGCGGCCTCGGTGGCGCGGCGAGCGCGCCGACGCTGACCGACGTCCGCACCTGGTGCCGCGACTCCGAGGTGCCCGGGCTGCGCCGGATCGCGGCCGACCTCGACGCGCGACCTGCGCCATACAGCTGA
- a CDS encoding protein kinase domain-containing protein, giving the protein MSSTGDLMGGRYRLTERIAAGGMGEVWQARDEILGRTVAVKLLKEGLTDEEGFTERFRNEARLSAALAHGNIAQVYDYGEDGNLAFLVMEYVPGKPLSKILSERGPISAADTVGLIGQAAAALHAAHRAGLIHRDVKPANMLVTPDGVVKLTDFGIARAVGSTAMTKTGEVMGTAQYLAPEAAMGRDTTALTDVYSLAVVTYEMLGGRRPFNADSAVALALQHVNDAPPPLPAEVPPPVRAVVHVGLEKDPALRPDSAQEYGRALRQAVSDSQQLGYNPYAAPPRPVPASAQGGVGGGSGPQSGPQSGPPAGSQAGSQSGPHSGTHPGPPSGPQSGSQSGVQSGPQATGASGGRRLPSSSGRSSSSPGGEASPHATGSQVTGTRSRRLSPLAIGLGILALVVVIGIVIGVAVVNSGGGNKVPSPPNTGPFNSPLVTYTPQASS; this is encoded by the coding sequence ATGAGCAGCACCGGAGACCTGATGGGCGGTCGCTACCGGCTGACCGAGCGCATCGCGGCCGGCGGCATGGGCGAGGTCTGGCAGGCGCGCGACGAGATCCTCGGTCGCACGGTGGCGGTCAAGCTGCTCAAGGAAGGGCTGACCGACGAGGAGGGCTTCACCGAGCGCTTCCGCAACGAGGCCCGGCTGTCCGCCGCGCTGGCGCACGGCAACATCGCCCAGGTCTACGACTACGGCGAGGACGGCAACCTGGCCTTCCTGGTGATGGAGTATGTGCCCGGCAAGCCGCTGTCGAAGATCCTCTCCGAGCGCGGCCCGATCTCGGCGGCCGACACCGTCGGGCTCATCGGTCAGGCCGCCGCGGCGCTGCACGCCGCGCACCGCGCCGGTCTCATCCACCGCGACGTGAAGCCGGCCAACATGCTCGTCACCCCCGACGGCGTGGTGAAGCTGACCGACTTCGGCATCGCGCGCGCGGTCGGCTCGACGGCGATGACCAAGACCGGCGAGGTCATGGGCACCGCGCAATATCTCGCCCCCGAGGCGGCGATGGGCAGGGACACCACCGCGCTCACCGACGTCTACTCACTCGCCGTGGTCACCTACGAAATGCTCGGGGGCAGAAGGCCGTTCAACGCCGACAGTGCCGTCGCGCTCGCGCTGCAGCACGTCAACGACGCACCGCCGCCGCTGCCCGCGGAGGTCCCGCCGCCGGTGCGGGCCGTGGTGCACGTCGGGCTCGAGAAGGACCCCGCGCTGCGGCCCGACTCCGCCCAGGAGTACGGCCGGGCGCTGCGCCAGGCGGTCTCCGACAGCCAGCAGCTCGGCTACAACCCCTATGCCGCCCCGCCGCGCCCCGTGCCGGCGAGCGCACAGGGTGGCGTGGGTGGCGGGTCCGGCCCGCAGTCCGGCCCGCAGTCCGGCCCCCCGGCAGGCTCGCAGGCGGGCTCGCAGTCCGGGCCGCACTCCGGGACACATCCGGGGCCCCCGTCGGGACCGCAGTCCGGGTCGCAGTCGGGTGTGCAATCCGGGCCGCAGGCGACCGGCGCGTCCGGCGGCCGCCGGTTGCCGTCGTCGTCCGGCCGATCGTCCAGTTCGCCGGGCGGCGAAGCGTCTCCGCACGCCACCGGGTCGCAGGTGACCGGGACAAGGTCGCGTCGGTTGTCGCCGCTCGCGATCGGGCTCGGCATACTCGCCCTTGTGGTCGTGATCGGGATCGTCATCGGCGTCGCCGTCGTCAACTCCGGCGGCGGCAACAAGGTGCCGAGCCCGCCCAACACCGGCCCGTTCAACTCACCCCTCGTGACCTACACCCCGCAGGCATCCTCGTGA
- a CDS encoding aminodeoxychorismate/anthranilate synthase component II: MTSILVVDNYDSFVFTIVGYLQQLGAETTVVRNDAVTPAEGAGYDGVLISPGPGTPEEAGVSTAMIRTCADRAQPMFGVCLGHQALGVVYGATVDRAPELLHGKTSQVVHDGAGVLAGLPSPFTATRYHSLAIENATVPDELEVTARTDSGVIMAVQHRELPLHGVQFHPESVLTEGGHRMLANWLELCGMPDAVDRSAGLAPLVHTA, translated from the coding sequence ATGACAAGCATTCTGGTGGTCGACAACTACGACAGTTTCGTTTTCACGATCGTCGGCTACCTCCAGCAGCTCGGCGCCGAGACCACGGTCGTGCGCAATGACGCCGTCACCCCCGCCGAGGGTGCCGGGTATGACGGGGTGCTGATCTCCCCCGGCCCCGGCACCCCGGAGGAGGCCGGCGTCTCGACCGCGATGATCCGGACCTGCGCCGACCGCGCGCAGCCGATGTTCGGCGTCTGCCTCGGCCACCAGGCGCTCGGTGTCGTCTACGGCGCGACCGTCGACCGAGCCCCGGAGCTGCTGCACGGCAAGACCTCGCAGGTCGTGCACGACGGCGCGGGTGTGCTGGCGGGGCTGCCCAGCCCGTTCACCGCCACCCGCTACCACTCGCTCGCCATCGAAAACGCCACTGTGCCGGACGAGTTGGAGGTCACCGCGCGCACCGACAGCGGCGTGATCATGGCGGTGCAGCACCGCGAGCTGCCGTTGCACGGCGTGCAGTTTCACCCCGAGTCGGTGCTCACCGAGGGCGGCCACCGGATGCTCGCCAACTGGCTGGAGCTGTGCGGGATGCCGGACGCCGTCGACCGGTCGGCCGGTCTGGCGCCGCTGGTGCACACGGCCTGA
- a CDS encoding peptidoglycan D,D-transpeptidase FtsI family protein: MNAPIRRLGLVVAAMFCSLLVAATIIQFAQARSLDNKPGNRRTLLASYSKERGSILVGGNAVAYSSPTDDQLKWLRKYPQGPMYAAATGYYSFTYGSSAVERHYNDFLSGSSDKLFYRRLVDIVTGKSAQGASVQLTLNAKAQQAATNALKGQRGAIVALDPKTGAILAMATSPSYDPNLLASHDLNAVQSAFTRLSKDPAQPLLNRAINGNLYPPGSTFKIIDAAAALESGKYTPESTLPGPASLRLPGTNSYLPNDFPGNCGAGDKVSLTRALAISCNTAFAQLGMDLGQNSVRSMATKFGFGKSVDIPMTVTPSVFPSDLNKPQLAQSAIGQFEVRATPLQIAMVSAAVANGGTEMTPYLVQSVRDKNLDVIQTTDPKTFAKPISGDTASQLNTMMQSVVTDGSGTGAAIPGIKVAGKTGTAEHGSGANADVWFTGFAPADNPKVAVAVLVENGGTVGQEATGGLVAAPIAKQVMEAVIGK; this comes from the coding sequence ATGAACGCTCCGATCCGCCGACTCGGCCTCGTCGTGGCCGCGATGTTCTGCTCGCTGCTGGTGGCCGCGACGATCATCCAGTTCGCCCAGGCCCGCTCGCTCGACAACAAGCCCGGCAACCGGCGCACGCTGCTGGCGTCATACAGCAAGGAGCGGGGGTCGATCCTCGTCGGCGGCAACGCCGTCGCCTACTCCTCGCCGACCGACGACCAGCTGAAGTGGCTGCGCAAGTATCCGCAGGGCCCGATGTATGCCGCGGCGACCGGCTACTACTCGTTCACCTACGGCAGCAGCGCGGTCGAGCGGCACTACAACGACTTCCTCTCCGGCAGCTCCGACAAGCTGTTCTACCGGCGGCTGGTCGACATCGTCACCGGCAAGTCCGCGCAGGGCGCCAGCGTGCAACTGACCCTCAACGCCAAGGCGCAGCAGGCCGCCACCAACGCACTCAAGGGCCAGCGCGGCGCGATCGTCGCGCTCGACCCCAAGACCGGCGCGATCCTCGCGATGGCGACCAGCCCGTCATACGACCCGAACCTGCTCGCCAGCCACGACCTCAACGCGGTGCAGTCCGCCTTCACCCGGCTGTCGAAAGACCCCGCGCAGCCGCTGCTCAACCGGGCCATCAACGGCAACCTCTACCCGCCGGGCTCGACGTTCAAGATCATCGACGCCGCCGCGGCGCTCGAGTCGGGCAAGTACACCCCCGAGTCGACGCTGCCCGGCCCGGCGTCGCTGCGGCTGCCCGGCACCAACAGCTACCTGCCCAACGACTTCCCCGGCAACTGCGGGGCCGGCGACAAGGTCAGCCTGACCCGGGCCCTCGCGATCAGCTGCAACACCGCCTTCGCCCAGCTCGGCATGGACCTCGGCCAGAACTCCGTGCGGAGCATGGCCACCAAGTTCGGCTTCGGCAAGTCGGTGGACATCCCGATGACGGTCACCCCGAGCGTCTTCCCGTCCGACCTCAACAAGCCGCAGCTCGCCCAGTCGGCGATCGGCCAGTTCGAGGTGCGGGCGACCCCGCTGCAGATCGCGATGGTGAGCGCGGCGGTCGCCAACGGCGGCACGGAGATGACGCCATACCTCGTGCAGTCGGTGCGGGACAAGAACCTCGACGTCATCCAGACCACCGACCCCAAGACCTTCGCCAAGCCGATCTCGGGCGACACCGCGAGCCAGCTCAACACGATGATGCAGTCGGTCGTCACGGACGGCTCGGGAACCGGAGCGGCGATCCCCGGCATCAAGGTGGCGGGTAAGACGGGCACGGCCGAGCACGGCTCGGGCGCCAACGCCGACGTGTGGTTCACCGGTTTCGCACCGGCGGACAACCCGAAGGTCGCGGTCGCGGTGCTGGTCGAGAACGGCGGAACGGTCGGGCAGGAAGCAACCGGCGGTCTGGTGGCAGCACCGATCGCCAAGCAGGTGATGGAAGCGGTGATCGGCAAATGA
- a CDS encoding DUF881 domain-containing protein, with product MRRPRSRWAYAVPVVALAAGSLFGVSASTSQGSDLRPGTRDLVQVVQAGNRRVADQAAGVKGLQGEVDSLSKKDAPGSGKLASTQQQADGYAASAGLTSVTGQVVSVSLNDSKRDPSTLPDGANLDWLVVHQQDVQAVVNALWAGGATSMMLMDQRVISTSAVRCVGNTLLLQGRVYSPPFVIRAMGDPAKLRQALTDDPAVANYRAYVDAVGLGYDVKTETKATFPAYVGGTDLKFAKVKK from the coding sequence GTGCGCAGACCACGCAGTCGATGGGCGTATGCCGTGCCGGTCGTCGCGCTCGCTGCGGGCAGCCTCTTCGGCGTCAGCGCCAGCACGTCCCAGGGTTCCGATCTGCGTCCGGGCACGCGCGACCTGGTGCAGGTCGTGCAGGCCGGCAACCGGCGGGTGGCCGATCAGGCGGCCGGCGTCAAAGGCCTGCAGGGCGAGGTCGACTCGCTGTCCAAGAAGGACGCTCCGGGCTCGGGCAAACTGGCCAGCACCCAGCAGCAGGCCGACGGGTATGCCGCGAGCGCCGGCCTGACCAGCGTCACCGGCCAGGTGGTGAGCGTGTCGCTCAACGACTCCAAGCGCGACCCGTCCACGCTGCCCGACGGCGCCAACCTCGACTGGCTCGTGGTGCACCAGCAGGACGTGCAGGCCGTGGTCAACGCGCTCTGGGCGGGCGGCGCCACGTCGATGATGCTGATGGACCAGCGGGTGATCAGCACCTCGGCGGTGCGATGCGTCGGCAACACCCTGTTGCTGCAGGGGCGGGTCTACTCCCCGCCGTTCGTGATCCGGGCGATGGGTGACCCGGCGAAGCTGCGGCAGGCCCTCACCGACGACCCGGCCGTCGCCAACTACCGCGCCTACGTCGATGCCGTCGGCCTCGGCTACGACGTCAAGACCGAGACCAAGGCGACCTTCCCGGCATACGTCGGCGGCACCGACCTCAAGTTCGCGAAAGTGAAGAAATGA